The Haloplanus sp. CK5-1 genome segment CTCCCCGCCGGAACGGGAGACGGCGACGAACACGTCCGACAGGCCTGCGGCGTAACACTCCGCGGCCTCGGCCTCGGTCAGCGGACTCGTCGCCGCGAGGTCTGTCGCGACGAGGCCCTCGCGCGGCGGGTCGGCGAGTACGGCGATGGTGGTCACGACTCTCGCTCGTGGCGGCGTGGCCTTGAACGCGCCGATCCGGTCACCGGTCGGTCAGTCGCGGGCACCGCTCCGTCCCTTCGTCTGCCGGTAATCCCGACCGAGTACCGACTCGGCGACGTGTTCGACGAACGCCTCCGTCTCGGCGTTGGTCTGGTCGGCGAGCGAGCGCATCGGGACGAGTTCGAAGCCCCGCCCGCGGATGGTGGTGGCGTGGGATTCGGTCGCGTCGAGTTCCGCTGCGGCCCGGGTCGTGTGTTCGACCGCGATACCCCGGAGCGCGCGGTCACCGATCGGGACGATGATCTCCGGGTTGATCATGCGCACGTCGGCGGTGAGGTAGGGGTCGCAGGTGGCCACCTCCTCGTCGGTCGGCCCGCGGTCGGGGTGTCGACACCGGGTGAGGTAGGTGAGGTAGGCGTCGTCCAACTCCGGCCGGGCGGCGTCGGGTGGCGATTCCGAGAACTCCAACTCCCCGAGGATGCGTTGGAGCCGTTCGCCGGCCGGGTCGCCGGTGAAGGGGACGCCGGTGCGGTCCGACCCCGGTCCGGGACGGCCGCCGACGAAGAGGAAATCCGCGCCCACGTCGCCGTAGCCGTGGACGACGTTCGTCCGTTCGTCACAGAGGTTCGGACAGTTCCGGCAGTCGGGGTCCATGCCGAAGGGGTTGTCGGGGTGATCCTGTGCTGGGTCCACACGGGCCATCGACGCCCCGGGAACAAAAGCGGTCGGGACCTACGGGTTCGAGACGCGACGCCGGTTGACCACACCGACGTTGTTGGCCACGCCCTCGGTGACGACGCGGAAGGCGTCTGCGGTCGGATTCCCGTCTGTCAGCACCATCGGTTCCGTTCCGGTTCGGATCTCCGGGTCGAGTGGCACCCCGCCGAGGTACGGGAGGCCGTTCGCCTCCGCCAGCCCCCGCCCGCCGCCGGAGCCGAAGACGTCGTGTTCACCCCCACAGTCCGGGCAGACGAACGAACTCATGTTCTCGACGAGGCCGAGTACGTTCGTGTCGTGTTTGCCGAACATCCGGATCCCCTTGCGGGCGTCGTCGACCGCCACCTCCTCGGGTGTCGTGACGATGACCGCACCGGTCAGCGGGAGCGTCTGGAGGATGGTGAGTTGCGTGTCGCCCGTCCCCGGCGGCAGATCGAGGACGAGGTAGTCGAGTTCGCCCCACTCGACGTCCTCGACGAGTTGGGTCAGCACCTGGTGGACCATCGGCCCGCGCCAGATCACCGGGTCGTCCTCGCCGACCATGAACGCCATGCTGACGAGTTTCACGCCGAAGCGTTCCGGCGGGACGATGGTGTCGTCGTCGGTGGCGGTCGGCGGATCCTCGGCCCCCAACATTCGGGGGACGTTCGGGCCGTAGACGTCGGTGTCGAACAGGCCGACCCGTGCGCCGAGTTTCGACAGGCCGGCGGCGAGGTTCACGGCCACCGT includes the following:
- a CDS encoding uracil-DNA glycosylase, coding for MDPAQDHPDNPFGMDPDCRNCPNLCDERTNVVHGYGDVGADFLFVGGRPGPGSDRTGVPFTGDPAGERLQRILGELEFSESPPDAARPELDDAYLTYLTRCRHPDRGPTDEEVATCDPYLTADVRMINPEIIVPIGDRALRGIAVEHTTRAAAELDATESHATTIRGRGFELVPMRSLADQTNAETEAFVEHVAESVLGRDYRQTKGRSGARD
- a CDS encoding Mrp/NBP35 family ATP-binding protein, whose translation is MDESDVRELLGRVEDPDLGDDLVSLGLVNAVAVEDGVAKVSLALGAPYAPSESTIAAEVREVLGDAGLDVELTAKLPSASRDDEVLPGVKNVIAVASGKGGVGKSTVAVNLAAGLSKLGARVGLFDTDVYGPNVPRMLGAEDPPTATDDDTIVPPERFGVKLVSMAFMVGEDDPVIWRGPMVHQVLTQLVEDVEWGELDYLVLDLPPGTGDTQLTILQTLPLTGAVIVTTPEEVAVDDARKGIRMFGKHDTNVLGLVENMSSFVCPDCGGEHDVFGSGGGRGLAEANGLPYLGGVPLDPEIRTGTEPMVLTDGNPTADAFRVVTEGVANNVGVVNRRRVSNP